In Oryzihumus leptocrescens, the following are encoded in one genomic region:
- a CDS encoding carboxymuconolactone decarboxylase family protein yields the protein MSTTQFPLHTIDSAPEAAQPAMSGVERRLGYLPAPVAMMATSPEALQAFLAASATFDRTSLTPVERETVILTVATRAECHVCVAMHTAALTRRRASGELIAQLRAGEPLTDPKLEALRRFTLAVMDSSGGVSASDQEAFLVAGYTRRNALEVVLGVGAYTMSTFANRLTGAPLDPQMEAYAWEPGA from the coding sequence ATGTCCACCACGCAGTTCCCGCTCCACACCATCGACTCGGCTCCCGAGGCCGCGCAGCCGGCCATGTCCGGCGTCGAGCGCCGCCTCGGGTACCTGCCGGCACCCGTGGCCATGATGGCCACCTCCCCGGAGGCGCTCCAGGCCTTCCTCGCGGCGAGTGCCACCTTCGACCGGACGTCCCTGACGCCGGTCGAGCGGGAGACCGTGATCCTGACCGTGGCGACGCGCGCGGAGTGCCACGTCTGCGTCGCGATGCACACCGCGGCCCTCACGAGGCGACGGGCCTCCGGCGAGCTCATCGCGCAGCTCCGGGCCGGTGAGCCGCTCACCGACCCGAAGCTGGAGGCGCTGCGACGGTTCACCCTGGCGGTCATGGACAGCAGCGGGGGCGTCTCGGCGTCGGACCAGGAGGCCTTCCTCGTGGCCGGCTACACCCGGCGCAACGCCCTCGAGGTCGTCCTCGGCGTCGGTGCCTACACGATGTCCACGTTCGCCAACCGGCTGACCGGCGCGCCGCTCGACCCCCAGATGGAGGCGTACGCCTGGGAGCCGGGGGCCTGA
- the paaD gene encoding 1,2-phenylacetyl-CoA epoxidase subunit PaaD, with product MPASRALDTLVGRAIADVPDPEVPVVTIEDLGILREVTVDEAEHLVQVVITPTYSGCPAMDAIRVRIEHVAAREGYTASVTTRLAPAWTTDWMSEEGRAKLAEFGIAPPGQRAAAAGPVGVGLSVRQVACPRCGSSATEEVSHFGSTACKALRRCTACGEPFDEFKAI from the coding sequence CTGCCCGCCTCCCGGGCCCTCGACACCCTCGTCGGCCGGGCCATCGCGGACGTGCCCGACCCCGAGGTCCCGGTGGTCACCATCGAGGACCTCGGCATCCTGCGCGAGGTCACGGTCGACGAGGCCGAGCACCTCGTGCAGGTCGTCATCACCCCGACCTACTCCGGCTGCCCGGCGATGGACGCCATCCGCGTGCGGATCGAGCACGTCGCCGCCCGCGAGGGCTACACCGCCTCGGTCACCACACGGCTGGCCCCCGCCTGGACCACCGACTGGATGAGCGAGGAGGGCAGGGCCAAGCTGGCCGAGTTCGGCATCGCCCCGCCCGGCCAGCGTGCCGCGGCCGCTGGGCCGGTCGGCGTCGGCCTCTCCGTGCGCCAGGTGGCCTGCCCGCGCTGCGGGTCCTCGGCCACCGAGGAGGTCTCCCACTTCGGGTCCACCGCCTGCAAGGCGCTGCGCCGCTGCACCGCCTGCGGCGAGCCGTTCGACGAGTTCAAGGCGATCTGA
- the paaA gene encoding 1,2-phenylacetyl-CoA epoxidase subunit PaaA, with protein MYGNDFVDPDAPLNAAESGDVEQAAAHVDRRGEVGPDFDALIAADQRIEPRDDMPEAYRRTLIRQIAQHAHSEIIGMQPEGNWITRAPSLRRKAILMAKVQDEAGHGLYLYSAAETLGIDRAELLDMLHTGRQKYSSIFNYPTLTWADCGAIGWLVDGAAIMNQVPLCRCSYGPYARAMIRVCKEESFHQRQGFEILWTLTRGTDAQKAMAQDAADRWWWPALMMFGPPDTGEAAKGGHTEQSMAWGIKRFSNDDLRQKFVDMTVPQAQKLGLTLPDPDLRFNEETGHWDFGPIDWDEFWRVLRGDGPCNAERVSWRVRAHEDGAWVREAATAYAAKQARAHTQESAA; from the coding sequence ATGTATGGCAACGACTTCGTCGACCCCGACGCGCCGCTCAACGCCGCCGAGTCCGGTGACGTGGAGCAGGCCGCCGCGCACGTGGACCGGCGCGGCGAGGTGGGGCCGGACTTCGATGCGCTCATCGCCGCCGACCAGCGCATCGAACCGCGCGACGACATGCCCGAGGCCTACCGCAGGACCCTGATCCGCCAGATCGCCCAGCACGCGCACTCCGAGATCATCGGCATGCAGCCCGAGGGCAACTGGATCACCCGCGCGCCGAGTCTGCGCCGCAAGGCCATCCTCATGGCCAAGGTGCAGGACGAGGCCGGCCACGGGCTCTACCTCTACAGCGCCGCCGAGACCCTGGGCATCGACCGTGCCGAGCTGCTCGACATGCTGCACACCGGCCGGCAGAAGTACTCCTCGATCTTCAACTACCCGACCCTGACCTGGGCCGACTGCGGGGCGATCGGCTGGCTCGTCGACGGCGCCGCGATCATGAACCAGGTGCCGCTGTGCCGCTGCTCCTACGGCCCCTACGCCCGCGCGATGATCCGCGTCTGCAAGGAGGAGTCGTTCCACCAGCGGCAGGGCTTCGAGATCCTGTGGACGCTGACCCGCGGCACCGACGCCCAGAAGGCCATGGCCCAGGACGCCGCCGACCGCTGGTGGTGGCCCGCGCTGATGATGTTCGGCCCGCCGGACACCGGTGAGGCCGCCAAGGGCGGCCACACCGAGCAGTCGATGGCCTGGGGCATCAAGCGGTTCAGCAACGACGACCTGCGCCAGAAGTTCGTCGACATGACCGTCCCGCAGGCGCAGAAGCTCGGCCTGACGCTGCCGGACCCTGACCTGCGCTTCAACGAGGAGACCGGCCACTGGGACTTCGGCCCGATCGACTGGGACGAGTTCTGGCGGGTGCTGCGCGGCGACGGGCCGTGCAACGCCGAGCGGGTCAGCTGGCGCGTCCGCGCCCACGAGGACGGTGCGTGGGTGCGCGAGGCCGCCACCGCGTATGCCGCGAAGCAGGCCCGCGCCCACACCCAGGAGAGCGCCGCGTGA
- a CDS encoding AzlC family ABC transporter permease: protein MNELHPRRRSQVVRQSLSVGLATGAYGVSFGALAVASGLSLWQTMALSTLLFSGGSQFAIVGIVAAGGSGVAAVATSSMLGLRNSLYALQVSRMLDVRGLRRVAAAQLTIDESTAVAVGQPERQASRLGFWVTGVTIFVLWNLATLAGALVGDALGDLRAYGLDAAASAAFLALLWPRLRSREAQAVGVAAAVIALLLAPHSPAGVPVLVAAITAVVAGVRPRRERGVPA, encoded by the coding sequence GTGAACGAGCTGCACCCCCGCCGGCGCAGCCAGGTCGTCCGCCAGAGCCTGTCCGTCGGCCTGGCCACCGGCGCCTACGGCGTCAGCTTCGGGGCACTGGCCGTCGCCTCGGGGCTGAGCCTGTGGCAGACCATGGCCCTGTCGACGCTGCTGTTCTCCGGCGGCTCGCAGTTCGCCATCGTCGGCATCGTGGCCGCCGGGGGCTCCGGCGTGGCCGCCGTCGCCACGTCCTCGATGCTCGGCCTGCGCAACAGCCTCTACGCCCTCCAGGTCTCCCGGATGCTCGACGTCCGGGGCCTGCGACGGGTCGCCGCGGCCCAGCTGACCATCGACGAGTCGACCGCCGTGGCGGTGGGCCAGCCCGAGCGCCAGGCCAGCCGCCTCGGCTTCTGGGTCACCGGGGTGACGATCTTCGTCCTGTGGAACCTCGCCACCCTGGCCGGCGCCCTCGTCGGGGACGCGCTCGGCGACCTCCGGGCCTACGGCCTGGACGCCGCGGCCTCGGCCGCCTTCCTGGCCCTGTTGTGGCCGAGGCTGCGCTCCCGCGAGGCACAGGCCGTGGGCGTCGCGGCCGCGGTGATCGCCCTGCTCCTGGCGCCGCACTCCCCCGCCGGGGTCCCGGTGCTGGTCGCCGCCATCACCGCCGTGGTCGCCGGGGTGCGCCCCCGCCGCGAGCGCGGGGTGCCGGCATGA
- a CDS encoding GNAT family N-acetyltransferase, with product MPHDHAHEHLHEPQPGGIVADASVRLARVSDAPAVGLVQAAVWRESYADVLPAEVLRQFEGPAFARVWRDSLASAPTPQHRLLVACAGEQVVGFVAVGPSADPDGAGTSGEVLAMGVHPEARGAGHGSRLLNAAVDTLRGGGFGRMVIWLLQEDEGGREFLLASGLAPDGAWRDRVVDADGGTVREVRLVADLGAP from the coding sequence ATGCCCCACGACCACGCCCACGAGCACCTGCACGAGCCCCAGCCGGGCGGCATCGTCGCCGACGCCAGCGTGCGCCTCGCCCGGGTGAGCGACGCCCCGGCCGTCGGGCTGGTCCAGGCCGCCGTGTGGCGCGAGTCCTACGCCGACGTGCTGCCGGCGGAGGTGCTCCGCCAGTTCGAGGGACCGGCGTTCGCCCGCGTGTGGCGCGACTCCCTGGCCTCGGCACCGACGCCGCAGCACCGGCTCCTGGTCGCCTGCGCCGGGGAGCAGGTGGTCGGCTTCGTCGCGGTGGGGCCGTCCGCCGACCCGGACGGCGCCGGCACCTCGGGTGAGGTGCTCGCCATGGGCGTCCACCCCGAGGCCCGCGGCGCCGGTCACGGCTCGCGGCTGCTCAACGCCGCCGTCGACACGCTGCGCGGCGGAGGCTTCGGGCGCATGGTCATCTGGCTGCTCCAGGAGGACGAGGGTGGCCGCGAGTTCCTCCTCGCCTCCGGCCTGGCACCCGACGGCGCCTGGCGCGACCGGGTGGTCGACGCCGACGGCGGGACGGTGCGCGAGGTGCGCCTCGTCGCCGACCTCGGCGCCCCGTGA
- a CDS encoding dihydrofolate reductase: protein MSVTLLAAVGTNRVIGRDNDLPWRLPEDLAHFKAVTMGHTLVMGRRTFDSIGRPLPGRSTVVVTRQPGWSREGVAVAHSLPEALRIAVADGDTEVFVVGGGQIYAEALPVATRLLLTEVEQSPEGDTLFPEVDAADWSETARDQREGFAFVTYQRTWRD from the coding sequence ATGAGCGTCACCCTGCTCGCGGCGGTCGGGACCAACCGCGTCATCGGCCGCGACAACGACCTGCCGTGGCGGCTGCCGGAGGACCTGGCCCACTTCAAGGCGGTGACCATGGGGCACACCCTGGTCATGGGCCGGCGCACGTTCGACTCGATCGGCCGGCCGCTGCCGGGCCGGAGCACCGTGGTGGTCACCCGGCAGCCGGGCTGGTCGCGCGAGGGCGTGGCCGTGGCCCACTCGCTGCCGGAGGCGCTGCGCATCGCGGTCGCCGACGGTGACACCGAGGTCTTCGTCGTCGGCGGAGGGCAGATCTACGCCGAGGCGCTGCCGGTGGCCACGCGCCTGCTGCTCACCGAGGTCGAGCAGTCCCCCGAGGGCGACACGCTCTTCCCCGAGGTCGACGCCGCCGACTGGTCCGAGACCGCGCGTGACCAGCGCGAGGGCTTCGCGTTCGTCACCTACCAGCGCACCTGGCGCGACTGA
- a CDS encoding thymidylate synthase, protein MRQYLDLLDHVLTHGTPKGDRTGTGTLSVFGHQMRFDLSEGFPAVTTKRLHLKSVVGELLWFLRGSTNVRWLQEQGVSIWDEWADEHGELGPVYGYQWRSWPTPAGGHVDQIAQVIDSIRTNPDSRRHIVSAWNVAEIGQMALPPCHTLFQFYVADGRLSCQLYQRSGDIFLGVPFNIASYALLTHMVAQVCELEVGDFVHTLGDAHLYTNHVEQAREQLTREPRPLPTLRLNPERKGIDEFEMGDVELVGYDPHPAIKAPIAV, encoded by the coding sequence GTGCGGCAGTACCTCGACCTCCTCGACCACGTCCTGACCCACGGCACGCCCAAGGGCGACCGCACCGGCACCGGCACGCTGAGCGTGTTCGGCCACCAGATGCGCTTCGACCTCTCCGAGGGCTTCCCGGCGGTGACGACCAAGCGGCTGCACCTGAAGTCCGTGGTCGGCGAGCTGCTGTGGTTCCTGCGCGGGTCCACCAACGTGCGGTGGCTGCAGGAGCAGGGCGTGAGCATCTGGGACGAGTGGGCCGACGAGCACGGCGAGCTCGGCCCGGTCTACGGCTACCAGTGGCGCTCCTGGCCCACTCCCGCCGGCGGTCACGTCGACCAGATCGCCCAGGTCATCGACTCCATCCGCACCAACCCCGACTCGCGGCGGCACATCGTCAGCGCCTGGAACGTCGCCGAGATCGGGCAGATGGCGCTGCCGCCGTGCCACACGCTGTTCCAGTTCTACGTCGCCGACGGCCGGCTCTCCTGCCAGCTCTACCAGCGCTCGGGCGACATCTTCCTCGGTGTGCCGTTCAACATCGCCTCCTACGCGCTGCTGACGCACATGGTGGCCCAGGTCTGCGAGCTCGAGGTCGGCGACTTCGTGCACACCCTCGGCGACGCCCACCTCTACACCAACCACGTCGAGCAGGCCCGCGAGCAGCTGACCCGCGAGCCGCGGCCGCTGCCGACCCTGCGGCTCAACCCCGAGCGCAAGGGCATCGACGAGTTCGAGATGGGCGACGTCGAGCTGGTCGGCTACGACCCGCACCCGGCCATCAAGGCCCCCATCGCCGTATGA
- the paaE gene encoding 1,2-phenylacetyl-CoA epoxidase subunit PaaE has translation MAGLVSKPARPRARFHTLTVADVERLTDDAVAVSFDVPEDLAAEFAFEPGQHLTLRATINGEDVRRSYSICLPRSEALRRGQVRVAAARVDGGLMSTWLGESVKPGDEIEVMTPLGGFTCPTEPDGMRHHVAVAAGSGITPVISLLSTALEEEPRSRATLVLGNRRTSSIMFLEELEDLKNRYPGRFHLINVLSREAQDVELFTGRIDRAKLERLFATILPVDTVDEWYLCGPFGLVEASQELLGELGVDPHHVHHEVFHVDTPGEPTSARPPVQAEPGAPPEAVVTVNLDGRSTVIEMPSREETILAATLRARPDAPYSCTGGVCGTCRARVVDGEVRMERNYALEPEEVAAGIVLACQAHPVTDAVSLDYDA, from the coding sequence GTGGCCGGCCTCGTCAGCAAGCCGGCGCGCCCGCGTGCCCGCTTCCACACCCTGACCGTCGCCGACGTCGAGCGGCTCACCGACGACGCCGTCGCAGTCTCCTTCGACGTCCCGGAGGACCTGGCCGCGGAGTTCGCCTTCGAACCGGGCCAGCACCTGACGCTGCGCGCGACGATCAACGGCGAGGACGTGCGCCGCTCCTACTCCATCTGCCTGCCCCGGTCCGAGGCGTTGCGCCGCGGCCAGGTCCGCGTCGCGGCGGCCCGGGTCGACGGCGGCCTGATGTCGACGTGGCTGGGGGAGTCGGTCAAGCCGGGTGACGAGATCGAGGTGATGACCCCCCTCGGTGGGTTCACCTGCCCGACCGAGCCGGACGGCATGCGGCACCACGTCGCGGTGGCCGCGGGCAGCGGCATCACGCCGGTGATCTCGCTGCTGTCCACGGCCCTGGAGGAGGAGCCGCGCTCGCGGGCCACCCTGGTCCTGGGCAACCGGCGGACGAGCTCGATCATGTTCCTCGAGGAGCTCGAGGACCTCAAGAACCGCTACCCCGGGCGCTTCCACCTCATCAACGTCCTCTCGCGCGAGGCGCAGGACGTCGAGCTGTTCACCGGGCGCATCGACCGCGCCAAGCTGGAGCGGCTGTTCGCCACGATCCTGCCGGTCGACACCGTGGACGAGTGGTACCTGTGCGGGCCCTTCGGCCTGGTCGAGGCGTCGCAGGAGCTGCTCGGCGAGCTGGGCGTCGACCCCCACCACGTGCACCACGAGGTGTTCCACGTCGACACGCCGGGGGAGCCGACCAGCGCCCGCCCACCGGTCCAGGCCGAGCCCGGTGCCCCGCCGGAGGCCGTGGTGACGGTCAACCTCGACGGCCGCTCGACAGTCATCGAGATGCCCTCCCGCGAGGAGACCATCCTCGCGGCGACACTGCGGGCGCGTCCGGACGCGCCGTACAGCTGCACCGGCGGCGTGTGCGGCACCTGCCGGGCGCGGGTCGTCGACGGCGAGGTGCGGATGGAGCGCAACTACGCCCTCGAGCCGGAGGAGGTCGCGGCCGGGATCGTGCTGGCCTGCCAGGCCCACCCGGTCACCGACGCCGTCTCGCTGGACTACGACGCCTGA
- the paaC gene encoding 1,2-phenylacetyl-CoA epoxidase subunit PaaC — protein sequence MSTHTAGLTASQLTARYALQLGDDALVYAQRLGEWISRAPQIEEDMALGNIGLDLLGQARVLLSHAGSLDGTGRTEDDLAYFRDERGFRNVHLVEQERSDFGFEMARLLWFSAYQAELYAALVASADEVVQGVALKAVKEVDYHRDHATQWVLRLGDGTAESHERMQDALTRVAPYVAELFDDDPVSVAAAEAGVGARPKSLWDNAFAYVSRVVSQATLVLPEQPTWRSRGGRDGIHSRPMGYLLAEMQHIARSHPGATW from the coding sequence ATGAGCACCCACACCGCGGGGCTCACCGCCTCCCAGCTCACCGCCCGCTACGCCCTCCAGCTCGGTGACGACGCCCTCGTCTACGCCCAGCGCCTGGGGGAGTGGATCAGCCGCGCCCCGCAGATCGAGGAGGACATGGCCCTGGGCAACATCGGCCTGGACCTGCTCGGCCAGGCCCGGGTGCTGCTCAGCCACGCCGGCTCGCTCGACGGGACCGGCCGCACCGAGGACGACCTGGCCTACTTCCGCGACGAGCGCGGGTTCCGCAACGTCCACCTCGTCGAGCAGGAGCGCAGCGACTTCGGCTTCGAGATGGCGCGGCTGCTGTGGTTCTCCGCCTACCAGGCCGAGCTGTATGCCGCGCTGGTCGCCTCCGCGGACGAGGTCGTCCAGGGCGTCGCGCTCAAGGCCGTCAAGGAGGTCGACTACCACCGCGACCACGCCACCCAGTGGGTCCTGCGCCTGGGTGACGGGACGGCCGAGTCGCACGAGCGGATGCAGGACGCGCTGACCCGCGTCGCGCCCTACGTCGCCGAGCTGTTCGACGACGACCCGGTGAGCGTCGCCGCCGCGGAGGCCGGCGTTGGTGCGCGCCCAAAGTCGTTGTGGGACAATGCTTTTGCCTACGTCAGCCGCGTGGTCTCGCAGGCCACGCTCGTGCTGCCCGAGCAGCCGACGTGGCGCTCCCGTGGTGGTCGTGACGGCATCCACTCCCGTCCGATGGGCTACCTCCTGGCGGAGATGCAGCACATCGCCCGATCCCACCCCGGAGCGACCTGGTGA
- the paaB gene encoding 1,2-phenylacetyl-CoA epoxidase subunit PaaB, whose translation MSIPTPNDRSGDAVPVTPERSWPLWEVFVRGKRGLSHVHVGSLHAPDPEMALRNARDLYTRRQEGVSIWVVRSSDITASSPDERDSFFDPAADKVYRHPTFYDVPEDVEYL comes from the coding sequence GTGAGCATCCCGACCCCGAACGACCGCTCCGGTGACGCCGTGCCGGTGACGCCCGAGCGCAGCTGGCCGCTCTGGGAGGTCTTCGTCCGCGGCAAGCGCGGGCTCTCCCACGTCCACGTCGGCTCGCTGCACGCGCCGGACCCGGAGATGGCGCTGCGCAACGCCCGCGACCTCTACACCCGTCGGCAGGAGGGCGTCTCGATCTGGGTGGTGCGCTCCAGCGACATCACCGCGAGCAGCCCCGACGAGCGTGACTCGTTCTTCGACCCGGCGGCCGACAAGGTCTACCGCCACCCCACCTTCTACGACGTGCCCGAGGACGTCGAGTACCTATGA
- the dapA gene encoding 4-hydroxy-tetrahydrodipicolinate synthase, whose product MPDTPHFGTVLTAMVTPMHPDGSVDLEGAQRLATHLVEHGHDGLVVSGTTGESPTTTDQEKVDLLRAVVGAVGDRARVVAGVGTNNTAHSVEGAQAAAKAGAHGLLVVTPYYNKPPQEGVLAHFRAVADATDLPVMAYDIPGRSGIPIHTETLLRMAEHERITAVKDAKGDLFAASKVMAATDLQWYSGDDVINLAHLAQGAVGVVSVVGHVAGDLYAEMVAAVGRGDLPRAIEIHRRLIPAVDAVMNITQGAIMAKAALKELGVLASAAVRLPLVEATDDQAAAVRSGLEQSGLI is encoded by the coding sequence ATGCCCGACACGCCCCACTTCGGCACCGTCCTGACCGCCATGGTCACCCCGATGCACCCCGACGGCTCCGTCGACCTCGAGGGCGCGCAGCGGCTGGCCACGCACCTGGTGGAGCACGGCCACGACGGCCTCGTCGTCAGCGGCACCACCGGGGAGTCCCCGACGACCACCGACCAGGAGAAGGTCGACCTGCTCCGCGCGGTCGTCGGGGCCGTCGGTGACCGGGCGCGCGTCGTGGCCGGCGTCGGCACCAACAACACGGCCCACTCGGTCGAGGGCGCGCAGGCCGCGGCCAAGGCCGGCGCGCACGGGCTGCTCGTGGTGACGCCGTACTACAACAAGCCCCCGCAGGAGGGCGTCCTCGCCCACTTCCGCGCGGTCGCCGATGCCACCGACCTGCCGGTCATGGCCTACGACATCCCCGGCCGGTCCGGCATCCCGATCCACACCGAGACCCTGCTGCGGATGGCCGAGCACGAGCGGATCACCGCGGTCAAGGACGCCAAGGGCGACCTCTTCGCCGCCAGCAAGGTCATGGCCGCGACCGACCTGCAGTGGTACTCCGGCGACGACGTGATCAACCTGGCGCACCTCGCGCAGGGCGCCGTGGGCGTGGTCAGCGTGGTCGGGCACGTCGCAGGAGACCTGTATGCCGAGATGGTCGCCGCCGTGGGTCGGGGGGACCTGCCGCGGGCCATCGAGATCCACCGGCGCCTGATCCCCGCGGTCGACGCCGTCATGAACATCACCCAGGGCGCGATCATGGCCAAGGCCGCACTGAAGGAGCTGGGCGTCCTCGCCTCGGCTGCCGTGCGCCTGCCGCTGGTCGAGGCCACCGACGACCAGGCCGCCGCCGTGCGGTCCGGTCTTGAACAGTCAGGACTGATTTGA
- a CDS encoding MarR family winged helix-turn-helix transcriptional regulator gives MPAAPHRDHAGFELPLLLFAGFRALIDQLHERLAEQGHPDLRPSHGFAMQAIGRQGASASEVGRRLGVSKQAAGKTIERLEDLGYVARVDDPVDARRRLVRLTDRGVDALSRSAAIFEELRSGWAGTVGEARLRALEDDLRRVTPPDHFRLDAAGWFGG, from the coding sequence ATGCCCGCCGCGCCCCACCGCGACCACGCCGGGTTCGAGCTGCCCCTGCTGCTGTTCGCGGGCTTCCGCGCCCTCATCGACCAGCTGCACGAGCGGCTGGCCGAGCAGGGCCACCCGGACCTGCGACCCTCGCACGGCTTCGCCATGCAGGCGATCGGCCGCCAGGGGGCCTCGGCCAGCGAGGTGGGCCGCAGGCTCGGCGTGAGCAAGCAGGCCGCCGGCAAGACCATCGAGCGCCTGGAGGACCTGGGCTACGTGGCACGCGTCGACGACCCGGTCGACGCGCGGCGCAGGCTGGTCCGGCTGACCGACCGGGGAGTCGACGCCCTCTCCCGCTCGGCGGCTATCTTCGAGGAGCTGCGCTCCGGGTGGGCCGGCACGGTCGGCGAGGCCAGGCTGCGCGCCCTCGAGGACGACCTGCGGCGCGTCACGCCGCCGGACCACTTCCGGCTGGACGCGGCGGGGTGGTTCGGCGGCTGA
- the dapB gene encoding 4-hydroxy-tetrahydrodipicolinate reductase, translating to MSAIKVSVIGADGRMGSEVCRAVEAAADTELVGRFDHGDDLGDLAGADVVVEFSVPDASAANVAHCVERGVHVVVGTTGWSEDKLATLRDQVGARPGVGVLIAPNFAIGAILMMSFAQQAARFYESVEVVELHHPDKVDAPSGTAARTASLIGAARREAGLGDVPDATTHDPDGARGARVDGIPVHALRLRGLVAHQEVLFGGTGELLTIRHDSFDRVSFMPGVLEGVRKVADHPGVTVGLEHYLGLA from the coding sequence GTGAGCGCGATCAAGGTCTCCGTCATCGGCGCCGACGGGCGCATGGGTTCCGAGGTGTGCCGCGCGGTCGAGGCCGCAGCGGACACCGAGCTCGTCGGCCGCTTCGACCACGGGGACGACCTCGGCGACCTCGCCGGCGCCGACGTGGTCGTCGAGTTCTCGGTCCCGGACGCCTCCGCCGCCAACGTGGCGCACTGCGTGGAGCGAGGGGTGCACGTCGTCGTCGGCACGACCGGGTGGAGCGAGGACAAGCTGGCCACGCTGCGCGACCAGGTCGGTGCCCGGCCCGGTGTCGGCGTCCTCATCGCCCCGAACTTCGCGATCGGCGCGATCCTCATGATGAGCTTCGCCCAGCAGGCCGCCCGGTTCTACGAGTCGGTCGAGGTGGTCGAGCTACACCACCCCGACAAGGTCGACGCCCCCTCGGGCACGGCGGCCCGGACCGCCTCGCTGATCGGGGCCGCCCGACGGGAGGCCGGCCTGGGCGACGTCCCGGACGCGACCACGCACGACCCGGACGGCGCCCGTGGGGCGCGCGTGGACGGCATACCGGTGCACGCGCTGCGGCTGCGGGGGCTGGTCGCGCACCAGGAGGTGCTCTTCGGCGGCACGGGGGAGCTGCTGACCATCCGGCACGACTCCTTCGACCGCGTGAGCTTCATGCCCGGCGTGCTGGAGGGCGTGCGCAAGGTCGCCGACCACCCCGGCGTGACGGTCGGGCTCGAGCACTACCTCGGTCTGGCCTGA
- a CDS encoding AzlD domain-containing protein: MTLWATVLTASAAAFGLKYAGHVVPHHWLEGPRTRRVTGLLPVALLAALVAVQTFTSGHALGLDARAAGVGVAVVALLLRAPFLAVVVLAAATAGALRAVGLAA; the protein is encoded by the coding sequence ATGACGCTGTGGGCCACCGTGCTGACCGCCAGCGCCGCGGCGTTCGGGCTGAAGTACGCCGGGCACGTCGTGCCACACCACTGGCTCGAGGGCCCGCGCACGCGGCGAGTCACCGGGCTGCTGCCGGTCGCCCTGCTCGCCGCCCTCGTGGCGGTGCAGACCTTCACCTCCGGGCACGCCCTCGGCCTCGACGCACGGGCCGCCGGGGTCGGCGTCGCCGTCGTGGCGCTGCTGCTGCGCGCGCCGTTCCTCGCCGTGGTGGTGCTCGCCGCGGCGACCGCGGGCGCCCTGCGCGCCGTCGGCCTCGCCGCCTGA